The Candidatus Moraniibacteriota bacterium genomic sequence CCAGCGGGGCATAGCCCAGACGGAATTCCTTTATGGTTTCATCCTTGAGCCCCCGCTCATGCAAATAATTCAATATCTTATCTTTTCCCATTCCTTTCCAGAGCTGGGTCTCGTAAAATTTGGTCGCCAGTTCCAAAATTTCCAGAATTTTATTTTTGCTTCCGGCTATTTCCGGCCGATATTCCTTAAGTTGCACACCGGCTTTATCCGCCAGAACTTTTAAAGCTTCTTTGAAATCAAGTGCTTCCATTTCCATTAAAAACCCGAAAATATCTCCGCCTTTGCCGCAGCCAAAACAATGCCAGATTTGTTTTTCTTCGCTGACCATAAAAGAAGGGGTTTTTTCACGATGAAAAGGACAGAGCGCCCGGAAGTTAGCGCCTGCCTTTTGAAGTCGTAAATATTGCCCAATAAAGTCAATGATGTTCAGCCGCGACTTTATCTCATCAACAACCGAATTGACCATAATTAAATACTGCCTTTCCTAGTAGTATTACCATTAATACCCATAAACAAGGAAAAATATTTCAGAGCGGTGCCTTTTGGTTAAAATTCGAACTTTTTTTGACGAAAATCCGGACTGCGAATTTTGACGCTCGGGCGCGGCGGAATTGCGACGTTTATTCGAAATCCAAAAATTCCATCAATGACTTGTCCTGTGTATCTATTGCAAAATTTACAGCACGTCTTTGTTTTTCAATATTCCCAACGGTTTTAACAATTTCCGCTTTTTCTTTTAAACCTGTTGGAATTGGAATAAGCAACTCAGTTTTGAAAATCTCCTCCGATACTTCCGGTTGCACCGCAGTTGCAGATAAATAATACATCTGTTTTTGGATTAAATCACTTCTCAAGATAGACCACAAGAGGTAAGCATCATCTCGATTTTTAGGTTTTATCACAATAAATCCAGTTGAAACTAACTGGTCATTAAAATTTTCGTTAATGATTGCAACTGAACCAAGCGAACTTATGTTTTTAGCCACAATAATGTCTTTGGTAGCAACTATTTTTCTTGCCCTTGTCGGCAGATTTTTTAATTGATTTTCCTGATAACCGACAATGTCTCCTCTATTATTTACATCTCCTACTTCGAGATATTTGAAAATTTTACTATCCAAATCCCTAGATTTAGAAGCAGAGAGGTCTGGTCTTAAGACAAAGTCGCTACCCGTCTTTAATTCTATCTTACCATTGCGTGCGAGCTTATTTAGTTTGTGCTGAATTGTTTTTAATTCAGGGGAATAATAAAAAGCATCGAGTCGCTCTTTTAGCTTTTCCGACTGCACAATAAAAATCTGCAGAGGGCAAGTAAGCATCTCGGTTTTCCGTTGATTTTGGATAACTTGTGTTTCCAGTTTTCCCTTTTCAATAAATTCTCTATATGCAAATAAAACTTGGTTTAAATTATTCCTTTCTGCCGTGTCATTTCCAAAATCGTTATGTCCAACATTATTGCAAATAGCCATAAATACGGCGGGTTGTTTTTCGGTGGCAGAAACTTTCTTTCGCAAATAAAGTATTGAAGTTTTTGTTGTCGTCGCCGCATTTTTAAATGTATTGAATGGCAAAGAAATAATTGCTTTTATCACAAATTTTTTCCGAATAGCATCTCTGAAAATTTTGCTACTCACGCCGTTTAACACCGTATCATCAATAATACTTAACAAGCGGCCGCTATTATCATCGAGCAAATCCCAGTATCGCTCTAAAGAAAGCACGTTGGATTTTACAGAATTTTCATTTCCCGATATTTCGTATTCCTCCAAAACCTCCTTTTCGTCTGGTTTTTTTCTTTCATACTTCATGCTGAATGGAGGATTTGTCAGAGCTACATTAAATTTTAGTCCATCTTGAAGTAAAAGTTTTTTGATCTCCTCAATTTCTTTCCGCAACTCTGGATTTATACCTTGCTCTATTCTGATCTTTTTATCCAAAGAATCAGCTTGATAAATTCGGCTTCCACCATCTCCGTGAAGATACATATTCATCCGTGCTACTTTTGAAATTTTTGGGTTTGCATCAATTCCAAAAATGTAATTCGACTTAATATCATTAACCAACTTTTCCGTTTCCTTATTACTAAGGTTCTTTAGTTCTCTGATTTTTGCCATCATTTCAGCCATTGCCTCAATCAAGAAGCCGCCGCTTCCACAAAAAATATCTATAATTCGTTCAATTTTTTTCGTGGAAATTTTAATATCGGCCAACTTAACCATGAATTTAACAACGCCGCGGGGGGTAAAAAATTGTCCTAAATCTTTACCGCGGACAGTGGCGTTCAAGAAAGTTTCAAACATTCTTCCATTCAAATCCTCATCTATTCCATATAGGTCTAAGTGTTCAAGAAGTTTTACAACTTCCTTGGTGGTAGATGGCTTTAAATTTAGGTTTTCATCTTTCTCAAAAATCCGTTTTTTCTTCCTCTCGGTAATTTCTTCCTCTAGTTTGTCCCGCAACTGGTGAAATAAAATTGTATTAAATGAATTTGGTTCAACCGGCTCTTGGTTTGCTATCCAATGAGAGCTAAAAACAAAATCGTCTTTTTTTAAAGTTTTACCATTCTGTCTTAATTCTCTAATTTTTCTATCTTGGTCTATCTTGATAAAAATAATTTTTGAAAATTCATAAAATGCATCCGTTGGAGCAATCTTTTCTTTTTTCCAAATAATATTATGTGCTTTTGCAAAAACATCCTTAATTGAATCAATCGGTGGCTTGTAAAATTCAAAATCTTCAACCTCTGGTATTCGTTGGTTGAATATCCCCTGATAAGACACAAGGTCCTTAAACTTTTTTAGCGTTTCGTTATTTTTTTCAAAATCATCAAAACCAAGAGATAAAAGTGGTTCTCGGTCATCCCAATTATAGAGATTTGTTTTTAAGCCGTTTGATAAAACTACATACCTTACCGGATTATCTTCTCTGAACTTTTGGTTGACAGCTAGGGCGTACCCCGAAACTTGATATAAATAATCTTCTATATTTTCATCAGGATTTTTAGCGTCAATGATTAAACTCGGTTTATTGTCAACAAAACAAATGTAGTCCGGTTTGTATTTCTCTTTTTTTGATCCCTTGCCGATTTCCAATTCGTTGATTGATTGTTTCGTTTTGATGTCGCTATCGCTGTATCCCAAAAATCCCAAGAGCCTGTTGACGAAAAATATTTCAACAGAACTTTCGTTATTTAAATCCGCCTTATTGCAAAATAGATTTGTTTTTAGCATAGAAAGCTATTTGAGTTATCCATAATTACATTATAATAATAATTTTTAATGCGCACAACTCTGCGCATCAAAACCTCACTTTTTTGTTAATTCGCCTATGTTGACATTTAATGCTTTGGCAAATTTTGCCATGGTTTTGACATTTAGCCTGCTTAAATTAATTGTAATATAAATCTTATGCGCAATGCCAGTTTCCCGTCGACTAACCTTGATATTAGAGCAAAAAACACCGGCGGAGGCGGGAGGATTCGAACCTCCGATACCCTTTCGGAT encodes the following:
- a CDS encoding N-6 DNA methylase, whose translation is MLKTNLFCNKADLNNESSVEIFFVNRLLGFLGYSDSDIKTKQSINELEIGKGSKKEKYKPDYICFVDNKPSLIIDAKNPDENIEDYLYQVSGYALAVNQKFREDNPVRYVVLSNGLKTNLYNWDDREPLLSLGFDDFEKNNETLKKFKDLVSYQGIFNQRIPEVEDFEFYKPPIDSIKDVFAKAHNIIWKKEKIAPTDAFYEFSKIIFIKIDQDRKIRELRQNGKTLKKDDFVFSSHWIANQEPVEPNSFNTILFHQLRDKLEEEITERKKKRIFEKDENLNLKPSTTKEVVKLLEHLDLYGIDEDLNGRMFETFLNATVRGKDLGQFFTPRGVVKFMVKLADIKISTKKIERIIDIFCGSGGFLIEAMAEMMAKIRELKNLSNKETEKLVNDIKSNYIFGIDANPKISKVARMNMYLHGDGGSRIYQADSLDKKIRIEQGINPELRKEIEEIKKLLLQDGLKFNVALTNPPFSMKYERKKPDEKEVLEEYEISGNENSVKSNVLSLERYWDLLDDNSGRLLSIIDDTVLNGVSSKIFRDAIRKKFVIKAIISLPFNTFKNAATTTKTSILYLRKKVSATEKQPAVFMAICNNVGHNDFGNDTAERNNLNQVLFAYREFIEKGKLETQVIQNQRKTEMLTCPLQIFIVQSEKLKERLDAFYYSPELKTIQHKLNKLARNGKIELKTGSDFVLRPDLSASKSRDLDSKIFKYLEVGDVNNRGDIVGYQENQLKNLPTRARKIVATKDIIVAKNISSLGSVAIINENFNDQLVSTGFIVIKPKNRDDAYLLWSILRSDLIQKQMYYLSATAVQPEVSEEIFKTELLIPIPTGLKEKAEIVKTVGNIEKQRRAVNFAIDTQDKSLMEFLDFE